GCCGTGATGGCGATGCACGACCTCAACCTGGCGCTCCGTTTTGCCGACCAATTCCTGTTCCTAAAAGACCGGAAAATCTTCGCGGCGGGCGGCCCGGAAGTCGTCACGCCGCAGACCGTCGAAGCGGTGTACTCCGTGCCGGTCACGATCGCCTCGCACGACGGCCGCCGCGTCATCATTCCGCTGTGACGCGGCCCGCTCCAAATTCATCCTGCAGGAGGAAATCCATGGCAAGAAGAGTTCGAATGGCGTGGTTGCTGACGATCCCGGCGCTGCTTGCGTTGTGCGGATGCGGCGCCGCGGAGCAGACCGCCGGTCAAACAGTCGAGGTCACCGACCTGTTGGGGCGGAGGGTATCCGTCCCGGCCTCCGTAAGGAGCGTGGTTGCCATCGGCCCGGGCGCGCTCCGCCTGTATGTCTACGCCGGAGATCTGCAGTACGTCGCCGGGGTGGAACAGGTGGATATCCACGACGTCAGCGGCAAACCCTACATCCTGGCCAACCCTTCGCTCTCGCAGTTGCCGGTGATCGGACTCGGAGGCCCGAACAACGCCCCGGATCCCGAAAAACTTCTGGCTGTCAAGACGCAGGTCATCTTCAGCACATACGCGCAGGACGCGGAGGCGGCCGATGAACTGCAGGACCAAACCGGCATCCCGGTGGTAGTCCTCAGCTATGGATCACAAGGCTTCGGCGTCACGTCGATCTTCGGCCAGCCGATACAGGACTCTCTCCGTCTGATAGGCCGGATCACCGGAGAAACCGCCAAATCCGAAGCGGCGATCGCCTTCCTCTTGGACAGTCAACGGGATTTGTCGAACCGGACCGAGGATATCCCGGAGGACGGCAAACCCTCCGTGTACATCGGTGGATTGGGTTCCCAGGGACTGCACGGAATGGAAAGCACACAAGGTCGCTACGCCCTTTTGGATGTCCTTCACGCTAAAAACGTCGTGGACGAAACCGGCAAGAGCGGCGCGATGATGGTCGACAAGGAGCAACTGCTCGAATGGGATCCGGAGTACCTTTTCCTCGACATGTTGGGGTACGCCTCGGTTTTGGAGGATTACCGGAAAAATACCGCCTTCTATGAATCGCTTTCCGCGGTCCGTAACGGAAGGGTCTACTCCCAGCTGCCGTACAATTACTACTCCACCAACCTCGACACCGCCATCGCGGACGCGTATTACCTCGGTAAGATCCTATTCCCGGAAGCTTTTGCGGACATCGATCCTGCGGAAAAGGCGGACGAGATCTACCTGGCGCTGCTGGGGCAACCGGTGTACGACAAAATGACCGCTTCCTTCGGCGGATTCCGGCAACTGCAGTTGGGGGATTGATCCTTGGCCGGTCTCCCTTTGCGGAGCGCGTATGACAGCATCGTCGGAACAGAAAGGGAAAGTGCCGAATCACTTCGACCCGATGGCTCGCGTATGCCCATCGGGCCGTTTTTTTTGGCACCGTTCCCGCCGTTCGCCCGGCCCCCCCGCCGGAGTCGGCCGGTTCTCCCCATCAGCCGGTTTTCGCGGAGGGAACGGAGAAAACCCCTCGCTTCATGCGTCGCGGGGTTTTTCGAAGCTTGTCAGGATGGCAATGAACTGTTCCAGGAAGAGTTCGTCGAGCGCGGCGTCCTTCTCCTTCCAGCAGAGGATCTCGGCGAAGCGGCTTTTATAGCGGAACCAGAAGTGGATCGGCCCGATGATCATGCTGAGGAACACGGCCGGATGAATCGCCCGGGAGAG
This portion of the Anaerolineales bacterium genome encodes:
- a CDS encoding iron ABC transporter substrate-binding protein — its product is MARRVRMAWLLTIPALLALCGCGAAEQTAGQTVEVTDLLGRRVSVPASVRSVVAIGPGALRLYVYAGDLQYVAGVEQVDIHDVSGKPYILANPSLSQLPVIGLGGPNNAPDPEKLLAVKTQVIFSTYAQDAEAADELQDQTGIPVVVLSYGSQGFGVTSIFGQPIQDSLRLIGRITGETAKSEAAIAFLLDSQRDLSNRTEDIPEDGKPSVYIGGLGSQGLHGMESTQGRYALLDVLHAKNVVDETGKSGAMMVDKEQLLEWDPEYLFLDMLGYASVLEDYRKNTAFYESLSAVRNGRVYSQLPYNYYSTNLDTAIADAYYLGKILFPEAFADIDPAEKADEIYLALLGQPVYDKMTASFGGFRQLQLGD